From a region of the Hymenobacter jejuensis genome:
- a CDS encoding MGMT family protein yields MKTPKEPTEKQRNFFEDVHEVVRLVPPGRVTTYGAIAHYLGARHGARMVGWAMIASNPALGLHAVPAHRVVNRNGLLTGRHHFATPTAMQEALEEEGVRVENDEVQEFKRLFWDPSIELM; encoded by the coding sequence ATGAAAACTCCCAAAGAACCGACCGAAAAGCAGCGCAATTTTTTTGAGGATGTGCACGAAGTAGTGCGCCTGGTGCCGCCCGGTCGCGTGACCACGTACGGCGCCATTGCGCATTACCTCGGCGCCCGCCACGGCGCGCGCATGGTGGGCTGGGCCATGATTGCCTCCAATCCGGCGCTGGGGCTGCACGCGGTGCCCGCGCACCGCGTTGTGAACCGCAACGGCTTGCTTACGGGTCGGCACCACTTCGCCACGCCTACCGCCATGCAGGAAGCTCTCGAAGAAGAGGGGGTGCGCGTCGAAAATGACGAGGTTCAGGAATTCAAGCGCCTGTTTTGGGA
- a CDS encoding efflux RND transporter periplasmic adaptor subunit has translation MQTKEQEPEVAETRPAGRRVLWIVLALALIGALAFVKIHYFPTPTAGKGGKGGGGKGAAGGPGAAKGGKGGGGGARTPVKVYVVQPTSLANEVSSTGTVLADESVVVQSEIAGKITSLNIEEGKPIRKGQLLFTINAADIQAQLNKVRYNIKLFRDQEQRQRTLLEKEYISRQEYEQSNNQLLTAQADLQALQANLAKTYVRAPFDGILGLRNVSVGAYVSPGTSITTISRVKPVKIDFSVPSRFANAVRVGDPVVVTDEGTTKKYQAKVYAVNPQIDPVSRTLTTRAVYPNTNSELRPGAFVKINLQLGETADALQIPTEAVIPEASGYSVFKIKGGKAISQKVKIGVRSDKVIQITDGLAVGDSIVRTGILQVKPGDRVAIQK, from the coding sequence ATGCAGACGAAAGAACAAGAACCAGAAGTTGCCGAAACGCGCCCCGCCGGACGCCGAGTGTTGTGGATTGTGCTTGCCCTGGCCCTGATCGGGGCGCTGGCATTTGTCAAGATCCACTACTTCCCTACTCCAACTGCTGGCAAAGGCGGAAAAGGTGGCGGCGGCAAAGGTGCAGCCGGTGGGCCGGGCGCCGCTAAGGGTGGCAAAGGCGGCGGTGGCGGCGCACGCACTCCGGTAAAAGTGTACGTGGTGCAGCCTACTTCGCTGGCCAACGAGGTTTCGTCGACGGGCACCGTGCTGGCCGACGAGTCGGTGGTGGTGCAAAGCGAGATCGCGGGCAAAATCACCAGCCTCAACATTGAGGAAGGCAAACCGATCCGGAAAGGCCAGTTGCTGTTCACTATCAACGCCGCCGACATTCAGGCGCAGCTTAACAAAGTACGCTACAACATCAAGCTCTTCCGCGACCAGGAGCAACGGCAGCGCACCTTGTTGGAAAAAGAATACATCAGCCGCCAGGAATACGAACAATCTAATAATCAACTACTTACCGCACAGGCAGATTTACAAGCCTTGCAAGCCAACCTGGCCAAAACCTACGTTCGAGCTCCATTCGATGGCATTTTGGGCTTGCGCAACGTGTCGGTGGGGGCTTATGTATCGCCGGGCACGTCCATCACCACCATTTCGCGGGTAAAGCCCGTCAAGATTGACTTTTCTGTGCCCAGCCGGTTTGCCAACGCCGTGCGCGTCGGCGATCCGGTGGTCGTGACCGACGAAGGCACTACCAAAAAATACCAAGCCAAAGTATACGCCGTCAATCCGCAGATCGACCCGGTGTCGCGGACGCTGACCACGCGGGCCGTTTACCCGAATACCAACTCGGAACTGCGGCCTGGCGCGTTTGTAAAAATCAACCTGCAACTCGGCGAAACGGCTGACGCTCTGCAGATTCCGACCGAAGCCGTCATTCCGGAAGCCAGCGGATATTCGGTATTCAAGATCAAAGGTGGCAAAGCCATCAGCCAGAAAGTGAAGATTGGCGTCCGCTCCGACAAGGTGATTCAGATCACCGATGGCTTGGCCGTGGGCGACAGCATTGTGCGCACCGGCATCCTACAGGTTAAACCTGGCGACCGCGTAGCCATCCAAAAGTAA
- a CDS encoding efflux RND transporter permease subunit, with product MSLSSVSIGRPVLSIVMSLLIVIFGIIGFRYLSIREYPSVDPPIITVSTSYTGASADVIQSQITEPLEEGINGIAGIRNLTSVSRDGRSQITVEFDLDTDLEAAANDVRDKVSGAQGRLPRDVDPPTVSKANADSQPIVLTYLSSDSRSLLELTDYANNVLKERLQTIPGVSEIRIWGERKYSMRLWLDPVKMAALGISPVDVQTSLTRENVELPSGAVQGQNTQLTLRTMGRLSTVEDFNNLILRNDPTSLVRLSDVGYAELYPENDQTALRRNGVPMIGINAIPQPGSNQIDIANEFNRRVKQYQADLPKDLKLSTGFDNSVFIRASIAEVEDTIIEAFVLVVVVIFLFLRDWRSTIIPVVAIPVSLIGIFFIMYLLDFSINVLTLLAIVLAISLVVDDAIVVLENIYSRIEEGDDPREAALKGSAEILMAVVSTTIVLAAVFLPVIFLEGITGRLFREFGIVLAGSVLISAFVSLTLTPMMCSQILKRQEKHNWFYRKTEPFFEKITTGYQHSLETFLRNRWMAWGIVALTGVGIWFFMGALPSELAPIEDRNRINVSATGPEGASFEYMNDYMAELTKLVADTVGDDVDNILTVTAPGGGGGAGVVNSGIARILLKDASERTRSQQQIADALTNGVKQLTGGRTSVSQDQSIGNSGGGLPVQFVLQNQDFEKLREAVPKFLEAARQDPTFSFVDVNLKFTKPELRVVIDREKAQTLGISVQDISQTLQAGLSGSRYGYFIKDSKQYQIIGQVAREDRNQPLDVRTLSVKNRAGQLVQLDNVIRLEEQSTPPQLYRFNRYNSATISAALSPNKTMGDGIAAMRAIASKDLDDSFSTALSGASRDFEESSSSLLFAFGLALVLIYLILAAQFESFRDPGIIMITVPLALSGALLSLWYFNQTVNLFSEIGIIMLVGLVTKNGILIVEFANQRVEHGADYMTGLVEGATARFRPILMTSLCAVLGILPIAVATGAGALSRRAMGIGVVGGLLFATGLTLYVVPVMYSYFATAKKHSKKKPEAEPHEAVAA from the coding sequence ATGAGTCTTTCATCCGTTAGCATTGGCCGGCCGGTGCTATCCATCGTGATGAGCTTGCTCATCGTTATCTTCGGTATCATCGGCTTCCGCTATCTCAGTATCCGGGAATACCCCAGCGTCGATCCGCCAATTATCACTGTATCAACTAGTTATACTGGCGCTTCGGCCGACGTAATTCAGTCCCAGATCACGGAGCCGCTGGAAGAAGGCATCAACGGCATCGCGGGCATTCGCAACCTGACGTCGGTCAGCCGCGACGGCCGCTCGCAAATCACCGTCGAATTTGACCTTGACACCGACCTTGAAGCGGCCGCCAACGACGTGCGCGACAAGGTATCGGGCGCGCAGGGTCGTCTCCCGCGCGACGTAGACCCACCCACCGTAAGCAAGGCCAACGCCGACTCGCAGCCGATTGTGCTTACCTACCTCAGCAGCGATTCGCGCAGCTTGCTGGAATTGACCGACTACGCCAACAACGTGCTCAAGGAGCGCCTCCAGACCATTCCGGGGGTGAGCGAAATTCGGATATGGGGCGAGCGCAAATACTCGATGCGCCTGTGGCTTGATCCGGTAAAAATGGCCGCGCTGGGCATTTCGCCAGTGGACGTACAGACCTCCCTGACCCGCGAAAACGTAGAACTGCCGAGCGGGGCCGTACAAGGCCAAAACACCCAGCTCACGTTGCGCACAATGGGTCGCCTCTCGACAGTGGAGGACTTTAATAATCTGATTCTGCGCAACGACCCGACTTCGCTGGTTCGCCTCAGCGACGTGGGGTACGCTGAACTCTATCCCGAAAACGACCAGACGGCCCTGCGCCGCAACGGTGTGCCAATGATTGGCATCAACGCGATTCCGCAGCCAGGCTCCAACCAGATCGACATTGCCAACGAGTTCAACAGGCGCGTCAAGCAGTATCAAGCCGACTTACCCAAAGACCTTAAACTCAGTACCGGCTTCGACAACTCGGTGTTCATTCGCGCTTCCATTGCCGAGGTAGAAGACACTATTATTGAGGCCTTTGTGCTGGTGGTGGTCGTGATTTTCCTGTTCCTGCGCGACTGGCGCTCCACGATTATTCCGGTGGTAGCCATTCCGGTGTCGCTGATCGGGATTTTCTTCATCATGTACCTGCTTGATTTCTCCATCAACGTACTCACGCTGTTGGCTATCGTGCTGGCTATCAGCTTGGTAGTGGACGATGCCATTGTAGTACTGGAGAACATCTATTCGCGCATTGAAGAAGGCGACGACCCGCGCGAAGCCGCCCTGAAAGGTTCAGCAGAGATCTTGATGGCCGTTGTTTCGACGACCATCGTGCTGGCGGCCGTGTTTCTGCCGGTTATTTTCCTGGAAGGCATCACGGGCCGTTTGTTCCGCGAGTTTGGTATCGTGCTGGCCGGTTCGGTGCTGATTTCAGCCTTCGTGTCGCTGACCCTGACGCCCATGATGTGTTCGCAGATCTTGAAGCGGCAGGAGAAACACAACTGGTTTTACCGCAAGACGGAGCCCTTCTTTGAGAAAATCACGACGGGCTACCAGCACAGCCTCGAAACGTTTCTGCGCAACCGCTGGATGGCCTGGGGCATTGTAGCCCTGACGGGCGTGGGCATCTGGTTTTTTATGGGTGCGCTGCCCTCGGAGTTGGCTCCTATCGAAGACCGGAACCGCATCAACGTATCGGCGACGGGGCCGGAAGGCGCCTCGTTTGAGTACATGAACGACTACATGGCCGAGCTCACCAAACTGGTGGCCGACACCGTTGGCGATGATGTGGATAACATCTTGACTGTGACGGCCCCCGGTGGCGGTGGCGGTGCTGGCGTCGTCAATTCGGGCATTGCCCGCATACTACTGAAAGATGCTTCTGAACGCACGCGCAGCCAGCAGCAGATTGCCGATGCCCTCACCAACGGCGTGAAGCAGTTGACCGGCGGCCGCACCTCCGTGTCGCAAGACCAAAGCATTGGCAACAGCGGTGGCGGCTTGCCAGTGCAGTTTGTGCTTCAGAACCAGGACTTTGAAAAACTGCGCGAAGCGGTACCGAAGTTTCTGGAGGCCGCCCGCCAAGACCCCACGTTTAGCTTTGTCGATGTCAACCTGAAATTTACCAAACCCGAACTGCGCGTGGTGATCGACCGCGAAAAGGCACAGACGCTGGGCATTTCGGTGCAGGACATCTCGCAGACGTTGCAAGCCGGCCTTAGTGGTTCGCGCTACGGTTACTTCATCAAAGACAGCAAACAGTACCAGATCATTGGCCAAGTGGCGCGCGAAGACCGCAACCAGCCCTTAGACGTACGCACGCTCTCGGTGAAAAACCGTGCCGGCCAGCTTGTGCAGCTCGACAACGTAATCCGGTTGGAAGAACAGAGCACCCCACCCCAACTCTACCGCTTCAACCGCTACAACTCAGCCACAATTTCGGCGGCACTTAGCCCCAACAAAACGATGGGCGACGGCATTGCGGCCATGCGCGCTATTGCCAGCAAGGACCTCGACGATTCGTTTTCAACGGCGCTTTCCGGTGCTTCCCGTGACTTCGAGGAAAGCTCCTCATCCCTGTTGTTTGCCTTCGGCTTGGCCTTGGTGCTGATTTACCTGATTCTGGCGGCACAGTTCGAGAGCTTCCGCGATCCAGGCATTATCATGATTACGGTGCCGCTGGCGTTGTCGGGCGCGTTGCTGAGCTTATGGTATTTCAACCAAACGGTCAACTTGTTCTCCGAAATCGGCATTATCATGCTCGTGGGTCTGGTGACGAAAAACGGTATCCTGATCGTGGAATTTGCTAACCAGCGCGTGGAACACGGTGCCGACTACATGACCGGCCTCGTGGAAGGCGCTACGGCCCGCTTCCGCCCCATCCTGATGACGAGCTTGTGCGCCGTGCTGGGCATTCTGCCGATTGCCGTGGCGACGGGCGCGGGCGCCCTTAGCCGCCGTGCGATGGGCATTGGCGTAGTGGGCGGCTTGCTGTTTGCCACCGGCCTTACGCTATACGTGGTGCCGGTGATGTACTCGTACTTTGCTACGGCCAAAAAGCACAGCAAGAAGAAGCCCGAAGCAGAGCCCCACGAAGCAGTAGCCGCCTAA
- a CDS encoding TolC family protein: MKLNTRYLFLLLLLAPLVGRAQQQNQLAKPQTVPQGPPLSLQEAIRIGLENNFGIQLARRDEEIASNNVTRGNAGQLPSVNGNFSRTFNINNTRQQREQQKAVVINGGKANALNANVGVNWTIFDGFGMFIAYDRLRTLENGQRQITRATMEETVESISNAYFAVVRESGKIKSLEQALAIGQQRIDLTQAQVDVGVSAKVEVLTARVDFNADRSLLIQQQEALKTAKVNLNNLLSRGPQLDFSPSDSIVVTRDLDREAINQGIVARNPRLQQARFGVDVAQFDRKLVRASRYPQVDLTGGYGLTRNINNAFLINTAQGSVLGSNTNRVFGPNYGVVASVPIFDGFNRNRLEQNARVAEEQSRIQLDQTRLNLESQAEQAYAQYQNRLQLLELEEDNITLARQNVAIALERYRLGLLTPLELREAQRNRIDAETRLLDIRYQAKEAETVLRRLSGSLVQEGGGQ, from the coding sequence ATGAAGTTGAACACCCGCTACCTCTTTTTGCTGTTGTTGCTCGCGCCGTTGGTGGGGCGGGCCCAGCAACAAAATCAACTAGCAAAACCCCAAACGGTGCCGCAGGGACCGCCTCTTTCGTTGCAGGAAGCCATCCGCATTGGGTTGGAAAACAACTTCGGCATCCAGCTGGCCCGCCGCGACGAAGAAATTGCCAGCAACAACGTGACGCGCGGCAACGCCGGCCAGTTGCCCTCGGTAAACGGTAATTTTTCGCGCACCTTCAACATCAACAACACCCGGCAGCAACGCGAGCAGCAGAAGGCGGTGGTCATCAACGGCGGCAAGGCCAACGCGCTGAATGCCAACGTGGGCGTCAACTGGACCATCTTCGACGGGTTTGGTATGTTCATCGCCTACGACCGGCTGCGGACGCTGGAAAACGGCCAGCGCCAGATCACCCGCGCGACCATGGAAGAAACCGTGGAATCCATTTCCAACGCGTACTTCGCCGTGGTGCGCGAATCGGGCAAAATCAAGTCCCTGGAACAAGCGCTAGCCATCGGTCAGCAACGCATTGACCTGACGCAGGCGCAGGTAGATGTGGGCGTGAGCGCCAAGGTGGAAGTTCTGACGGCGCGCGTCGATTTTAACGCCGACCGCTCGTTGCTCATCCAGCAACAGGAAGCGCTGAAAACGGCCAAAGTCAACCTCAACAACTTGCTCAGCCGCGGTCCGCAACTCGATTTCAGTCCCTCCGACTCGATTGTGGTCACCCGCGATCTCGATCGGGAAGCCATCAACCAAGGCATTGTAGCGCGCAACCCGCGTTTGCAGCAAGCCCGCTTCGGTGTAGATGTGGCGCAGTTCGACCGCAAGTTGGTGCGGGCTTCGCGCTATCCGCAGGTCGATCTGACGGGGGGCTATGGCCTTACGCGCAACATCAACAACGCCTTCCTGATCAATACGGCCCAAGGCAGCGTGCTGGGCTCCAATACCAACCGCGTTTTTGGTCCTAACTACGGCGTGGTGGCTTCCGTGCCCATTTTCGACGGGTTCAACCGCAACCGGCTGGAGCAGAACGCCCGCGTAGCCGAAGAACAAAGCCGCATTCAGTTGGATCAGACGCGGCTCAACTTAGAATCGCAGGCTGAGCAAGCCTATGCGCAATACCAAAACCGACTACAACTACTTGAACTAGAAGAAGATAACATTACCCTTGCCCGCCAAAACGTAGCCATTGCCCTGGAGCGCTACCGCCTCGGCTTACTGACGCCTCTTGAGCTCCGCGAAGCCCAGCGCAACCGCATCGACGCCGAAACCCGGTTGCTCGACATTCGCTACCAAGCCAAGGAAGCCGAAACCGTGCTGCGCCGCCTCAGCGGCAGCTTGGTGCAGGAAGGCGGCGGCCAGTAA
- a CDS encoding zinc dependent phospholipase C family protein has protein sequence MLKWLFLSFVALCFLPASAAGYSVLTHQANVDSCWRRCLVPLLTQRYPGATPEQWKEAKSYAYGGSIIQDMGFYPFGSKLFTNLTHYVRSGDFVRNLLDEAQDRNEYAFALGAMAHYVADIKGHSEGTNRAMPSVYPELAAKYGDVITYFEAPKQHTQLEFAFDVVQLAAGRYRSDNYHDFIGFQVSKPVLERAFQKTYGLELGQVVLNVDVSIGSFRFAVQQLIPTAARAAWHAERKNIRKLDPQARRRDYVYRQSERKFRREYGVKYEKPGFGARLASKFIGILPKIGPLKPFAFRLPTPKAEAYFKKSFADVMADYCQILEREKANTTASAKPLPNYDFDTGHTTRAGEYGLADETYGEWLRKLADKKFEGISLPQQQDIVQFFGDTSRQPVNEDEKKAKTQAETREALKQLRQLTLVPNESPAKSTP, from the coding sequence ATGCTGAAATGGCTTTTCCTGAGCTTCGTAGCTCTCTGTTTTCTTCCGGCATCGGCTGCTGGCTATTCCGTCCTGACTCATCAGGCCAACGTCGATTCGTGCTGGCGGCGCTGCTTGGTGCCGTTGCTGACCCAACGCTACCCCGGTGCCACTCCGGAGCAGTGGAAAGAAGCCAAATCCTACGCCTACGGCGGCTCCATTATCCAGGACATGGGCTTCTATCCATTTGGCTCTAAGCTATTTACAAACCTGACGCATTACGTGCGCAGCGGCGACTTTGTCCGCAATCTGCTCGACGAAGCCCAAGACCGCAACGAATACGCGTTTGCGCTGGGCGCGATGGCGCATTACGTGGCCGATATCAAGGGGCATTCGGAAGGCACCAACCGCGCCATGCCTTCGGTGTATCCGGAGCTGGCGGCCAAGTACGGCGATGTCATTACGTACTTCGAAGCGCCCAAGCAGCACACCCAACTCGAGTTTGCTTTTGACGTGGTGCAACTGGCCGCCGGCCGGTATCGCTCCGACAATTACCACGATTTCATTGGTTTTCAGGTGAGTAAGCCAGTGCTGGAGCGGGCTTTTCAGAAAACGTACGGGCTGGAACTGGGGCAGGTAGTGCTCAACGTCGATGTTTCCATTGGCAGCTTCCGCTTTGCGGTGCAGCAACTGATCCCGACGGCGGCCCGGGCAGCCTGGCACGCGGAGCGGAAGAATATTCGCAAGCTCGATCCGCAGGCCCGCCGTCGCGATTACGTGTATCGGCAGAGCGAGCGTAAGTTTCGGCGCGAGTACGGCGTGAAGTACGAAAAGCCGGGTTTTGGCGCGCGGCTGGCCTCCAAATTCATTGGCATTTTGCCCAAAATCGGGCCGCTCAAGCCCTTTGCTTTCCGCCTGCCTACTCCGAAGGCCGAAGCGTACTTCAAAAAGAGTTTCGCCGATGTCATGGCCGACTACTGCCAGATCTTGGAGCGCGAAAAGGCAAATACTACCGCTTCGGCCAAGCCTCTGCCCAACTACGATTTCGACACGGGCCACACCACCAGAGCTGGCGAATACGGCTTGGCCGACGAAACCTACGGCGAGTGGCTGCGCAAACTGGCCGACAAAAAGTTTGAGGGCATAAGCCTGCCTCAGCAGCAGGACATCGTGCAGTTTTTTGGCGATACGTCGCGCCAGCCCGTCAACGAAGACGAGAAGAAAGCCAAAACCCAGGCCGAAACCCGCGAAGCCCTGAAGCAACTACGCCAACTAACGCTGGTGCCTAACGAAAGCCCCGCGAAATCAACTCCCTAA
- a CDS encoding DUF6807 domain-containing protein has translation MTMKYWLILLFAGMHTVGVAQKIATLEVNLAQPANGLSIPVTTSLDAITFLPDSVLQLVEVQGSQRTPIAYQIESGNARFIHWIIETANAKSAKHTYELVKGTGKKAPASINVKDEKGALTIQAGTKNLLRYNYKTVYPPTGIDTAYKRSGFIHPLWTPHGQELTRIQAPDHYHHYGIWNPWTHVLFEKDTVDFWNIRDRKGTVRFANTVATTSGPVFSEYEVLQKHVAFKKGGGEKVALNELQSVRVYQPTNQDYYIADVTINMNCASTSPVLLLAYRYGGFGWRTTEKWNKDNSEVLTSEGKTRKEADGSTARWCIVQGQLDNDYGGLVMMSYPTNYNYPEPLRIWPETMNGRGDMFANFSPTKNKNWLLNPGQTYTLKYRLIVYNGHFTKEKAESGWQYFGHAPKVTVKLK, from the coding sequence ATGACGATGAAATATTGGCTGATTCTGCTTTTCGCCGGGATGCACACCGTGGGGGTGGCGCAAAAAATTGCAACACTGGAAGTTAATCTGGCGCAACCTGCCAACGGATTAAGCATCCCGGTCACGACGAGCTTGGACGCCATTACGTTTCTACCCGATTCGGTTTTGCAGCTGGTAGAGGTACAGGGCAGCCAACGGACGCCGATTGCTTACCAGATAGAAAGCGGGAACGCACGGTTTATCCATTGGATTATTGAAACCGCAAATGCCAAGTCCGCGAAGCACACTTACGAACTGGTAAAAGGAACCGGCAAAAAAGCTCCGGCCAGCATCAACGTAAAAGATGAAAAAGGCGCGCTGACCATTCAGGCAGGCACTAAAAACCTGCTGCGGTATAATTACAAAACGGTGTATCCGCCCACGGGCATCGATACGGCCTACAAGCGCAGCGGCTTTATTCACCCCCTTTGGACGCCGCATGGGCAGGAGCTGACCCGCATTCAGGCGCCGGACCACTACCATCATTACGGCATCTGGAACCCGTGGACGCACGTGTTATTTGAAAAAGACACGGTTGATTTCTGGAATATCCGCGACCGCAAAGGCACGGTGCGCTTTGCCAACACGGTGGCTACTACCAGCGGGCCGGTGTTCAGCGAATACGAGGTGTTGCAGAAACACGTGGCTTTCAAAAAAGGAGGCGGCGAAAAAGTCGCCCTGAACGAGCTGCAATCGGTGCGGGTGTACCAGCCTACGAATCAGGACTATTACATTGCTGACGTAACCATCAATATGAATTGCGCCAGCACCAGCCCGGTGTTGCTGCTGGCGTATCGGTATGGTGGGTTTGGCTGGCGCACCACCGAAAAATGGAACAAGGATAACAGCGAAGTGCTCACCTCCGAAGGCAAAACCCGCAAGGAAGCCGACGGCTCGACGGCCCGCTGGTGCATCGTGCAGGGACAGCTCGACAACGATTACGGCGGCTTAGTAATGATGTCATACCCAACCAATTACAACTACCCCGAGCCGTTGCGCATCTGGCCCGAAACAATGAACGGCCGCGGCGACATGTTCGCGAATTTTTCGCCTACCAAGAACAAAAACTGGCTGCTCAATCCGGGCCAGACTTACACGCTCAAGTACCGATTGATCGTGTACAACGGGCATTTTACGAAAGAAAAAGCCGAGAGCGGCTGGCAGTATTTCGGCCACGCGCCCAAAGTCACGGTGAAGCTTAAGTAA
- a CDS encoding Gfo/Idh/MocA family protein, with protein MSEEKTPQVSRRNFLEASAKAAVATIAFSGFPTIVPASVFGKNAPSNRINIGAIGTGRISRGHDMPGVWQYDQAQIMAVCDLDTKRAEDAKMLVNDYYSKKNGKPFDGVKVYHDYQSLLQNKDVDAVLISTPDHWHALIGMAAVKAGKDVYCQKPTSLTIAEGRALSDAVKKTGRIFQIGSQQRSTSQFRYAAELVRNGRIGKLKTVYIGLPGDPSGDEEPPMPVPKNLNYDMWLGSTPEVYYTEKRVHPQQGYDRPGWLRCEQFGAGMITGWGSHHVDCAHWAMDTEHTGPIEVWGTAEFPKKGLWNVHGPFKTEGLYANGVHMIISDSFPNGIKFEGTDGWIFVSRGDAKATASDPASIQAAKALDASDPKLIQSVIGPNEIHLYESKEHHGNWLECIKSRKPPIAPVEVGHRSCSTCLIHHIVMKLQRKVYWDPAKERFKNDDEANSMLSRPQRKPYTMIG; from the coding sequence ATGAGCGAAGAAAAAACACCTCAGGTTTCCAGGCGGAATTTTCTGGAAGCTTCCGCCAAAGCCGCCGTCGCGACCATTGCATTTAGCGGCTTCCCGACGATAGTGCCGGCCAGCGTTTTCGGGAAAAATGCGCCCAGCAACCGCATCAACATCGGCGCTATTGGCACCGGACGGATTTCGCGCGGCCACGACATGCCCGGCGTCTGGCAATACGACCAGGCCCAGATTATGGCCGTTTGCGACTTGGATACCAAGCGCGCCGAAGACGCCAAAATGTTGGTCAACGACTATTACTCCAAGAAAAACGGCAAGCCGTTCGACGGGGTGAAGGTTTACCACGATTACCAGTCTTTGTTGCAGAACAAAGACGTGGATGCGGTGCTGATCAGCACGCCCGACCACTGGCATGCGCTCATCGGGATGGCGGCGGTAAAGGCGGGCAAGGATGTGTACTGTCAAAAGCCAACTTCCCTAACCATTGCGGAAGGCCGGGCGCTGAGCGACGCGGTGAAAAAAACCGGCCGCATTTTCCAGATTGGCAGCCAGCAGCGCTCGACCAGCCAGTTTCGCTACGCCGCTGAATTGGTGCGCAACGGGCGCATCGGCAAGCTCAAAACCGTGTACATCGGCTTGCCCGGCGACCCTTCCGGCGACGAAGAGCCGCCCATGCCGGTGCCCAAAAACCTAAACTACGATATGTGGCTGGGCTCGACGCCGGAGGTGTATTACACCGAAAAGCGCGTGCACCCGCAACAGGGCTACGACCGCCCCGGCTGGTTGCGCTGCGAGCAGTTTGGCGCCGGTATGATTACGGGTTGGGGCTCCCACCACGTCGATTGCGCGCACTGGGCCATGGACACCGAGCACACCGGCCCGATAGAGGTGTGGGGCACCGCCGAATTTCCCAAAAAAGGCCTCTGGAACGTGCACGGTCCCTTCAAGACCGAAGGATTGTATGCCAACGGCGTACACATGATCATCAGCGACAGCTTCCCAAACGGCATCAAGTTCGAAGGAACCGACGGCTGGATTTTCGTGTCGCGCGGCGACGCCAAGGCTACGGCCAGCGACCCGGCCAGCATTCAGGCGGCCAAAGCCCTGGACGCCAGCGATCCGAAGCTCATCCAGTCGGTGATTGGGCCAAACGAAATCCACCTCTACGAGAGCAAAGAACACCACGGCAACTGGCTGGAGTGCATCAAATCGCGCAAGCCGCCGATTGCGCCCGTAGAAGTGGGGCATCGCTCCTGCTCTACTTGCCTAATTCACCACATCGTGATGAAGCTGCAACGCAAAGTGTACTGGGACCCTGCCAAAGAACGCTTCAAGAATGATGACGAAGCCAACAGCATGCTTTCGCGTCCTCAGCGCAAGCCTTATACCATGATTGGCTAA